Genomic segment of Streptococcus australis:
TAATACCAGTCGAATCTCTCATCGTAACCATAGTCCCAATAGCACTCAACTCATGGATGAGGGCTCTCATCTTTTTCAATTCGTCCAAATCTAACATGTCTACCTCTATTACCGTGTCATGATTATTTATTTTGGATTGGATTAAAGAGAAAGGTAAGGATGAATAATTTCTTAACAACTTATAGGTTCCTGACTTGTCACCTATAGAATCTATACAAATAGCTAGCATCATTTTTACTCCTTTATACTTGAAAACATCAGTATCCCATGTCTACAAGGAAGAGATATAAGCTTGAATCTCCTCTATCATACATCGATTTGTCGTTCTTACTCTTATAGCTTGAAGCCATAAAGATAAAGCAAGCACAATAGCTTGCTTGAAAGTTAAGGAATTAAAAATTGATTTTCATAATCTTTTGGGAGCTCATAAGATATTTCTCCATTACTATTACCAAATCGACTTTGATTAAAAATTGGAAATAGCTTGGAGTCGTACACAGTTTTTATAACAAAACGTTCTCTTTCAAAACTAATAGTTGCAGCTACTGAGGGATCCTTAAAAACTGATTGTTCCCCTTGGGAATGCAAGCGAACGTCTATAGTAGCTACTTCTTCAGGATATTTCTCAAATCTAACATCAAAACGAATGTCGCTACCTGTCGAAGGAATGTACATTTGATATTCACTTACACTGATACTTTGAATCTTTCCTAATTTCTGTTCCAATTCTGGGTCGTTTCTATACAGGTCTGTTTGGATAGCTAGTTTGAAATTTTCCTCATGTTCTTGTAGCCATCTGTTAAGAAGACGAATCATACTTTCTTTTTGAATTTGCCTGGATACATCCTTGCCTTTGCTAACAGAATCATCCAAAAGTTTATTCATAGTTTCAGTCAATTTATCTTGCTCTCGCTTCCAATCCCACGAGGGGTCACTTGATACCTCTACTACTGACAAGTACCATCTCTCCATAGTTTCAGGAGATTTATAAGGATTGGGTTTTATAAATGTAAAAGGACCTATACCAGCATCAGGAAAGTATAATTCTACTTTCATTGACTGCTTGCGATTATTATTAGCATAGGCTGTAAGGGAGATATGATAATTTCCACCTACATCTCCACCATTATCAAAGCCTCCCCTCGCAGAACCTGGTAAAAGCGTCACTGACTTTATATATTGCCCTTGACTATCTATGTCTGCAATAATTTCGCTCTTGA
This window contains:
- a CDS encoding 50S ribosomal protein L7/L12, coding for MMLAICIDSIGDKSGTYKLLRNYSSLPFSLIQSKINNHDTVIEVDMLDLDELKKMRALIHELSAIGTMVTMRDSTGIITLEFLNNIISTFEEIAAEREELDALMFEGEE